CGCGTGCGGCCGTCCCGAGACGGTTAAGTGTGCGTCGCGGAAAACACCCGCCGTGAGACACCGACTCCGGCGCGCGGGGGCGTTCGCGGTCGTCGCCTCCGCGGTGCTCGCCGCGCCGGCGTTGGGCCGGGCCGCCGCCGTGCCGTTCGCCGCGGTCGCCGTCCTCGCGGCGTTCGTCGTCGACGAGGGCCGGTTCTTCGACCTGTTCGCGCAGCCGGGCGACTACGAGGACCGTCGGCTCAACGGCCTCGCCGGCTTCGCGCTCGCGGCGACCGCCCTCGGCGTGTTGACCGCGCTCCCGCAGGCGCCGATGCCGACGACGGTGTACGCCGCCGCCGTCCTCACGCTGGCGTACGGCGTGCTCGGCCGGGAGTTCGTCCGCGAGTCGACGAGCGACGAGTTCGCCACCACGACGGCGTTCACCGTCGTCGCCTTCGTCGCCGCGACGCTCGGTCAGGTCGCCGTCGCGGTCGCCGGCGACGCCTTCGACCCCGCGGAAGTCCCCGCGTACGTGTTCCTCGCGGCGACAGCGGCGCTGGTCGCCGCCCTCCTCCGTTCGGTGCTGTTCCCCCGCGACGACCCCATCGTGATGGTGTCGGTCGGCTTCCTCCTGTGGCTGCTGTCGGCGCTCGTCGCCGCCGGCGGCGTCGCGGTCACGCCGACGCTCGTTGCCGCCGGCCTCGCCGTCACGGTGGGGCTCGGCATCGTCTCGTACGTACTCCAGACCGCCTCCGTGTCGGGGATGCTCACCGGCGTCCTGCTCGGCTTCATGACGGTCGTGCTCGGCGGGTTCGGCTGGTTCGCGGTGCTCATCTCCTTCTTCGCAATCGGCGGGCTGGCGGCGAAGTTCCGCTTCGAGGAGAAGGACGCCCGCGGCGTCGCCGAGGGCAACGACGGC
The DNA window shown above is from Halobaculum marinum and carries:
- a CDS encoding DUF92 domain-containing protein, whose amino-acid sequence is MRHRLRRAGAFAVVASAVLAAPALGRAAAVPFAAVAVLAAFVVDEGRFFDLFAQPGDYEDRRLNGLAGFALAATALGVLTALPQAPMPTTVYAAAVLTLAYGVLGREFVRESTSDEFATTTAFTVVAFVAATLGQVAVAVAGDAFDPAEVPAYVFLAATAALVAALLRSVLFPRDDPIVMVSVGFLLWLLSALVAAGGVAVTPTLVAAGLAVTVGLGIVSYVLQTASVSGMLTGVLLGFMTVVLGGFGWFAVLISFFAIGGLAAKFRFEEKDARGVAEGNDGARGAGNVLGNSGVALLAVTAYAAARAVVPDTTVVTLLAFAFAGSVAAAMADTLSSEFGGLFDSPRLVTTLRPVEPGTDGAVTWQGEVAGLAGAALVALIAALAMPLGTGVVPTPGVSVGATGGSVLPVLVAVAGAGFVGMTVDSLLGATVEGDELGNQAVNTLATLSGAVAGVALALLVGATPLPSSSALTGLANAFALLEPAYWTLLALVA